The proteins below are encoded in one region of Anguilla anguilla isolate fAngAng1 chromosome 3, fAngAng1.pri, whole genome shotgun sequence:
- the LOC118222404 gene encoding acid-sensing ion channel 1C-like isoform X2: MPTVIFDGHIQRHPRTESESSAVSLCRKEGCVPSLEEFSEDTTLHGLSRVVRGRLCSIRRWLWTFAFLGSISLFLMHSFDLVSEYLKYPHVTKVDETTCKDMSFPAVTLCNVNHVRFTKLENCDIQKLGSWLGFEFEGTLNLTEHFDKEYHEGLTKLLSKKEMCPCQVDWANVYERLGHDIKEMVKSCRFQGKDCSAGDFKPVWSM; encoded by the exons ATGCCTACTGTGATTTTTGATGGGCACATTCAGAGGCATCCACGGACGGAGTCAGAGTCCTCTGCTGTTTCCCTGTGCCGGAAGGAAGGGTGTGTTCCCAGTTTAGAGGAGTTTTCTGAGGACACCACTCTCCATGGCCTGTCCAGAGTGGTCCGAGGGAGACTTTGTTCTATTAGGCGCTGGCTGTGGACATTTGCCTTCTTAGGGTCAATCTCACTCTTTCTCATGCATTCCTTTGACCTGGTCAGCGAATACCTGAAATACCCTCACGTCACCAAGGTGGACGAGACAACCTGCAAGGACATGAGTTTCCCAGCGGTGACACTGTGCAATGTGAACCATGTTCGATTTACCAAACTGGAGAACTGTGACATCCAAAAACTTGGGTCGTGGCTGGGTTTTGAATTTGAGGGAACACTAAATCTCACTGAACACTTTGATAAAGAGTACCATGAAGGCTTAACAAAACTGCTCTCCAAAAAAGAGATGTGTCCGTGTCAAGTTGACTGGGCCAATGTCTATGAACGTTTAGGTCACGACATCAAAGAAATGGTCAAGTCATGTCGTTTTCAGGGTAAGGACTGCTCGGCTGGAGACTTCAAACCT GTATGGAGCATGTAG
- the LOC118222404 gene encoding acid-sensing ion channel 1C-like isoform X1 codes for MPTVIFDGHIQRHPRTESESSAVSLCRKEGCVPSLEEFSEDTTLHGLSRVVRGRLCSIRRWLWTFAFLGSISLFLMHSFDLVSEYLKYPHVTKVDETTCKDMSFPAVTLCNVNHVRFTKLENCDIQKLGSWLGFEFEGTLNLTEHFDKEYHEGLTKLLSKKEMCPCQVDWANVYERLGHDIKEMVKSCRFQGKDCSAGDFKPVSRFTSSFELQLQANCLRVRDLPGSL; via the coding sequence ATGCCTACTGTGATTTTTGATGGGCACATTCAGAGGCATCCACGGACGGAGTCAGAGTCCTCTGCTGTTTCCCTGTGCCGGAAGGAAGGGTGTGTTCCCAGTTTAGAGGAGTTTTCTGAGGACACCACTCTCCATGGCCTGTCCAGAGTGGTCCGAGGGAGACTTTGTTCTATTAGGCGCTGGCTGTGGACATTTGCCTTCTTAGGGTCAATCTCACTCTTTCTCATGCATTCCTTTGACCTGGTCAGCGAATACCTGAAATACCCTCACGTCACCAAGGTGGACGAGACAACCTGCAAGGACATGAGTTTCCCAGCGGTGACACTGTGCAATGTGAACCATGTTCGATTTACCAAACTGGAGAACTGTGACATCCAAAAACTTGGGTCGTGGCTGGGTTTTGAATTTGAGGGAACACTAAATCTCACTGAACACTTTGATAAAGAGTACCATGAAGGCTTAACAAAACTGCTCTCCAAAAAAGAGATGTGTCCGTGTCAAGTTGACTGGGCCAATGTCTATGAACGTTTAGGTCACGACATCAAAGAAATGGTCAAGTCATGTCGTTTTCAGGGTAAGGACTGCTCGGCTGGAGACTTCAAACCTGTAAGTAGATTCACTTCCTCCTTTGAACTCCAGCTTCAAGCCAACTgtttgagagtgagagacttGCCTGGGAGTCTGTAA